A DNA window from Purpureocillium takamizusanense chromosome 9, complete sequence contains the following coding sequences:
- a CDS encoding uncharacterized protein (SECRETED:SignalP(1-16~SECRETED:cutsite=GSA-FV~SECRETED:prob=0.7392)~EggNog:ENOG503P7J9) — protein MRALSLLLGLAALGSAFVIPENMTDGVYEVIVDHAGNELHRRIGDADVVGPIRIRDTNRRKLESRAWKDKLKTNCNCWHDLKHSDTDGAVDALVYQIGPMRQFKGPSVFSIKGDVVAFACNPGTKKTYTSNWLIPRLLDEVTEKCGTYVSGAARQDNGGDYPVAYVGYMESLPGYSLCPTVMNYFKDDHC, from the coding sequence ATGCGGGCCCTTTCActtctccttggccttgccgctCTCGGCAGCGCCTTCGTCATCCCGGAGAACATGACCGACGGCGTGTACGAGGTCATAGTGGACCACGCCGGCAACGAGCTCCATCGCCGCAttggcgacgcggacgtTGTAGGTCCCATAAGGATAAGAGATACCAACCGGAGGAAACTCGAGTCCCGTGCGTGGAAGGACAAATTAAAGACCAACTGCAACTGCTGGCACGACCTCAAACACTCCGacaccgacggcgccgtcgacgctctcGTGTATCAGATTGGGCCGATGCGGCAATTCAAGGGACCAAGCGTATTTTCCATCAAGGGAGACGTTGTTGCCTTCGCCTGCAACCCCGGCACGAAAAAGACGTATACGTCCAACTGGCTCATACCACGGTTGCTGGACGAAGTGACCGAGAAATGTGGTACCTACGtgagcggcgcggccagACAGGACAACGGCGGAGATTACCCGGTGGCATACGTGGGCTACATGGAGAGCCTTCCTGGTTACTCTCTTTGCCCTACGGTTATGAATTATTTTAAGGATGACCATTGTTGA